From Chrysemys picta bellii isolate R12L10 unplaced genomic scaffold, ASM1138683v2 scaf1681, whole genome shotgun sequence, one genomic window encodes:
- the LOC101934686 gene encoding olfactory receptor 5AR1-like, whose protein sequence is MEKGNHSEVTEFILSGLTDRLELQVPLFGVFLVIYGITLVGNGGMILLITIDTRLHTPMYFFLSNLSFCDLCFSSIISPKMLLNFLAERKSISYTACAVQMYLSIAFTDVECLLLAVMAYDRYVAICNPLLYTVTMSRQLCKVLVAGVYAAGVMDSMIHTCFTFQLSFCSSNIINHFFCDIPPLLALSCSDTRINEIVMFAFTCYIIVISLVIVLLSYVYITSTILHIRSPNGRHRAFSTCTFHLTSVVLFFGTLLFMYLRPTSSYSMDTDKVASVFYTLVIPMLNPLIYSLRNTEVKDSLRKAMNKLLTNS, encoded by the coding sequence ATGGAAAAGGGAAATCACTCGGAGGTGACTGAGTTCATTCTCTCAGGACTGACAGATCGTCTGGAGCTGCAGGTCCCCCTGTTTGGGGTGTTTCTAGTGATTTATGgtatcaccctggtggggaatggggggatgaTCTTGTTAATCACAATTGATACCCGACtgcacacccccatgtattttttcctcagtaatttgtctttctgtgacctctgcttTTCCTCGATAATTTCCCCTAAGATGCTGCTGAATTTCTTAGCCGAGAGGAAAAGCATTTCTTACACTGCCTGTGCTGTGCAAATGTATCTCTCTATCGCTTTTACAGATGTTGAGTGCCTGTTGCTGGCTGTGATGGCATATGACCgttatgtggccatctgtaaCCCGCTGCTCTATACGGTCACCATGTCCAGGCAGCTTTGTAAAGTGCTGGTGGCTGGGGTGTACGCTGCGGGGGTGATGGATTCAATGATACACACGTGTTTTACATTTCAGCTATCATTCTGTAGctccaacatcatcaatcatttcttctgtgacatccctcCACTGTTGGCGCTCTCCTGTTCTGACACCCGCATCAATGAGATTGTGATGTTTGCTTTCACCTGCTACATTATAGTGATCAGTCTTGTGATTGTCCTCCTCTCCTATGTCTATatcacctccaccatcctgcatATCCGCTCCCCCAATGGCCGGCAcagagccttctccacctgcactttCCACTTGACCTCTGTGGTCCTGTTTTTTGGCACCCTCCTCTTCATGTATTTACGTCCCACCTCCAGCTATTCCATGGACACGGACAAAGTGGCCTCAGTGTTTTACACGCTGGttatccccatgttgaaccccctcatctacagcctgaggaacacagAGGTGAAGGACTCCCTGAGGAAAGCAATGAATAAACTCCTAACCAATTCTTGA